In Nerophis ophidion isolate RoL-2023_Sa unplaced genomic scaffold, RoL_Noph_v1.0 HiC_scaffold_135, whole genome shotgun sequence, one genomic interval encodes:
- the LOC133547602 gene encoding zinc finger protein 391-like isoform X2 translates to MSTLQMLRALVDQRLTAAVEEIFVVLERTIAEYAAELSRTKERQHQLLDAVFKKHQVVLHRTDVEEHLFREQEEEPQSPHIKEEVETPQTHSVKLTLHIKGQAEDPLNLHIKNKEEDPLTPHIKQEEEYPLTPYFKEEEEDQEAPHIKEEEEEEGISQPKWLEEFPVTGVPVKSEDDEVKGESEERGGGEPPSSSSTQHMTTEADGDHCGGSQADKLLAPLSDSEDTTSHSPDTDDEDSKDDKTCHTDNTHFTCSHCHKTFKYPSLLKEHMRTHTGEKPFSCSICSKGFTRHLLKRHMRTHTGEKPFSCSICGKGFTQRQHLKVHMRTHTGEKTFSCSICGKGFAQSNNLKRHKRTHTGEKPFSCSTCGKGFTRSTDVKVHMTTHTGEKPFSCSICGKGFTESQNLKRHMRTHTGEKPFSCSICGKGFTDSPTLKRHKRIHTSEKPFSCSICNRSFGEQSKLVIHMRRHPGEKVLSCSVCGERLSSKYQCKKHKCAGENSSSK, encoded by the exons atgtctacattacaaatgttgagagcgttggtggatcagcgactaactgctgccgttgaagaaatatttgtagtgttagaaagaacgatagcagaatacgcggcggaactttctagaacaaaggagcgacaacatcaactactggacgctgttttcaagaaacatcaagttgtgttacacagaacag ATGTCGAAGAACATCTTTTTCGTGAGCAGGAagaggaaccacagtccccccacattaaagaggaagttgagacgccacagacccatagtgttaaactgacccttcacattaaagggcaagcagAGGACCCACTtaacttacacatcaaaaataaagaggaggacccactgacccctcacattaaacagGAAGAGGAGTACCCACTGACCCCTTacttcaaagaggaagaggaggaccaagaggcgccgcacattaaagaggaagaggaggaagagggcatcagtcagcctaaatggttggaggagttcccagtgactggtgtccctgtgaagagtgaagatgatgaggtgaaaggtgaaagtgaggagaggggagggggggagcctccaagcagcagctcaacacaacacatgacaacagaagctgatggagaccactgtggaggatcacaagcagacaagctcttagctccactatcagatagtgaggacacaacgtcacactctcctgacactgatgatgaagactctaaagatgataagacatgtcacactgacaacactcacttcacttgttctcactgtcacaaaacttttaaatacccaaGTCttctgaaagaacacatgagaacacacactggagaaaaacctttttcttgttcaatctgtagtaaaggttttacacgtcaccttttgaaaagacacatgagaacacacactggagaaaaacctttttcttgttcaatctgtggtaaaggttttacacaacgtcaacatttgaaagtccacatgagaacacacactggtgaaaaaaccttttcttgttcaatctgtggtaaaggttttgcacaaagtaataatttgaaaagacacaagagaacacacactggagaaaaacctttttcctgttcgacctgtggtaaaggttttacaagaagtacagatgtgaaagtacacatgacaacacacactggtgaaaaacctttttcttgttcaatctgtggtaaaggttttacagaaagtcagaatttgaaaagacacatgagaacacacactggtgaaaaacctttttcctgttcaatctgtggtaaaggttttacagacaGTCCaactttgaaaagacacaagagaatacacactagtgaaaaacctttttcctgttcaatctgtaacAGAAGCTTTGGTGAACAATCAAAGCTTGTaatacacatgagaagacacccaggagagaaagtgttgagttgcagtgtgtgtggtgaaagattgtcttctaagtaccagtgtaagaaacacaagtgtgctggtgagaacagcagcagcaaatga